TCGTCATCTCTGAAAAATGGTGAAACCCGACACCAGGAGGCTTTAACTCGTTCACTGCCTCTACTCAGATTCACCAGAcggtccaggtccaggtccaggtccagacagaagacaaagcttaaagggacagttcactgAAACGcctggtgtcatccaagtgtccgtgaGGCCCGACATTCATATACGACTCCAAACGagttttagcctaaatgtctgatatcctcctcggagCCGTTTCACGTTCTCACGCACAAACCCTAAACAGCACACACAAAGGGGGAATCTGGTAGTGGACATTTAGGTTAAAAAACGACAATGAAGActttcaggtttatttgaaaGTCCTGGGGAAAAAATCATGAGTTCGTTGACTGAGTAAAAGTTAAAAcctgttggggggggggggcctggtCTCATTTTAGACTTGTTTACGTTCTTGGATTTCACATCTTTAATTCTGTGGCGGGAATCCAGCTCCTCTGACGTCGTGTCTACGTCACAGAAGTAACTACGTCTCCACTAACTAACTTTAACTCTAACTAGTCCCGGCGGCTCCTGGTGACCTGTCCCGGTGCCCGCCGCTCTCCGCCCGGAGCTCCGTGCTCCTCCGTGCTCCTCCAGGAGGGGGACAGGAAGGGCTGAGGGCCGGGGAGCAGAGGGCGGGGGACGGTTCATTTATTCTTCTTTAAACCGTCTAAACTCAGCGGTCGGTCCCGCTCTGTGGACCCGGAGGACGAGAGGGAGCCGCGGGGGGAAGGACAGCGACATGTCGGCGAGCTCCGGAGCCGCGAGGACGTGACTGGAAGGTGGGTGAAAACCTCCGAGTGTCCCGCTGCTGGTAAACAACTGCACCCGGAGGAGAGGCACTGAGGCCCGGACACTTCAGCTCCACACAGCCGGGGTCAATCCGGTTCAAAAAAGGGTTTGAATACTGCTTAAAAAACTGGATTAAAGAGATTTCATCCAACTTGAAACCGATTTAAACCCAAACTGGTTTATactgagagaagagacagatAGAAAGTGTACTGAAGTAAATGTTCTTACTTACATCTGTAAGAATCAATACAAAGGACAAATCACATACATCAGAACAAGGCCTAAAGATTAATATCACATATATTTTACTTGATGAGCGCTTGTATTTAATCATTGTTCATAAATCAAATATAGATAAATCACATAAAAGTAGTTTTGAAAACTTTAGCTTTTCTGTctcttgatttttttcattctttatttttgaatcttgttctgttgttgtttgcagagctttcgatggagggagagaaagagacggctgaagagaaggaggaggaggaggaggaggagaagcagcttcATCCTCACGTGGCAGTGGCGTCTCCTGTGGACTACCAGGACCTTCCCATCATCCACTGGGAGGACCTGAGCCAGCGGATCGCTGAGTTGGAgaaacaggagcaggagaggagggagaggtcaaaggtcagctgtGAACTAGAGTGGTGGAATTTACCAGATgatgtttcttcagtgtttgagtCAGAGAGCAGTTATCTCAcagactacatttcccataaacCTCTGCGTTGTACCGCCTTCCTGGAGAGTGTAAACATGAAGCTTTGACAAGACAACGAACACAGAAGATGTTTTCTGATATGAACTTTcctgtagttagtgtttgtgaagcagcagcagcaggttgttgggtcccgactcgttcaaacaggaacatgtgggaacatcaggcgaggggcggagcctgtagagcagcaggggcggagcctgtagagcagcaggaggccggacatgacgtataaactctgctgtggaaagatcagtgttgttgtttacagctcatccacaccggcgtcggccctcatcaccaaaagatctggaacctcctcgtgtttccaagtggacgtcttcgtcttctacgtgtacggctcctcttcttcatcctgagatgtttgtgttcttccagcttcacgtccgtcacgtgttagaaacctcatcaacacgtccactcgctctctgggaagcttcaggacattgtcctgctgtttcctcacatggactcactctgacatgttacacacattttactaggaggctgcaggagaagatccagaacatgtccagagacactgactcagacatttgttctcacatccagaacctccagaacatgccaggaacatgtgaggaacatgtgaggaacatgtgaggaacatttcaggaacttCAGTACAGGtctgaaaaaaaagagtcaaaacGAACATAAAGAGCCGTGATGGACAGATGTCCATTTTCACTCTCAGTGATTTGAAACAAACGTCAGGCCTCAGATCAGATTTCTGCTCACACTCGGACCTGTTTCTTTCTGATTTGATCAGTTCTGCTGCTTTTACGCACAaatccatgatttattcatctgtcagtgttttcctgatgatgaagatgttctgaaTCTATTTAGAGTTTTATTCCATGTGTTGTCGGATGATGTGGCTGAGATTTCATCATAAAACCTGTGTTGTCCTGTGTTCCTGCAGAGGGGAACAGgggtgaggaaggaggagagtcAGGGGGGAGTGTGGAGAGACGtctgggaggaagaggagggagacttgAGAAGGTGTAGAGTGGCTGTCGTCACGTCACGGTAACGCACAGCTGTGATGTTTGTTCTGTGGAGGCTGCGGGTCTCAGAACATCTcagtttattaattattatataatctacctaaaataatgtttatgacctgtactgcagtcagcctccagggggcgttGGATGTTTCCATCTTTGTCTATGTTCTGTACACGTGGACTCAGTTCTGCTCCTGTTCTGTCCTCAGGTTCCTCAACCACAGGAACCTGCAGCTTTGCTTCATCAACAGCAGCGACAGTGAAGACGAGGACGATGGAAGCAACCAAAaggtgatgtcacttcctgtcgtctCTTTAACAAGTCACTGCTCCCTTCTCTGCCGACCGAGGCTCCGGATCTTTATCACCAGGCAGATTCTCTGTCGGAGTCTCGTCACGTGTTGTTGATGCTCAGATGTAAAAAGAAGCTTTTGAGGCTGAAATGTGATTTGgtgaaaaacacatctgtccacatctgtcctcgtgaaaacagcagctgaaccTTCACACAAATATATTGTTCATGACAGAGACAAACTTTAAACTGTGTCTGAATCCAAGTCGCTCCTCAGCTGTTAAAGGTCAGAGGGGTTTCTCCTGGTGCACCACCGCCTCCTGCTGGGCGGCAGGACAATCGACACtgagccacacaaacacagacgagtCTGAAACCTCATCCAGATGCTTTTTGATACCAGACACTGAAGAAAAGCTTAAATTtgtcaaatgttaaatgttatattaagtttttcaaaataaaatacagtatgagtgaaatcagaaaacacagggaACTGTTTAACAATCTGTCTTCATTTCATCATGATGTTAAACTTGTATTGAGTCAGAGAACAGGAAGTCGTAGAAAACTTGAACCTAACTTAATGTCACATTTATAAAAGCCAGgcttgttttagttttcttcttatttctAATCTGAGCTGTTGTTTCAGATGTGCTGACTTCGCCTtcatctgacctctgaccttatGTCTCCTTCAGGTTGCCATGGGAACAGAGCGCAATGggctgaaacaggaagtggccaCCGCTCTGAGGACGCTGAGAGATGAACTGCTGGCGGAACAGAAGGAGAAGCAggtgaaaggagagaaaagaggaacgAGAACAAAACGAATAACAAAAAGTGATGTAGATGCAGGTCTGGAGAAAAAGGTCTGAGgaggttttaaaaagtcttaaaggttcagtgtgtagaatgtagtgacatctagtggtgaagtgtcatgttgcagcgGAACACCCTTCACACACTCTagcataaagaaaacaacaacttgtataatttagatgaaactagtgaaaacatcactaggattattttacattcagtttctaacaatatttcagatttcacctgaatcttacaaactgaacctttaagttaaaTAAGTCAAACAATTAGACCCAGAATTATTTATTAAGTTCATGAAATTATTGTTATCcccattatattatatatttctttatattatgTTTACTTCTCAGTTGTATTGATCAATAATTACCAATAATATAATGAATCACTACACATGTCCTGGACACATCTGGATTtatcaacgtgtgtgtgtgtgtgtgtgtgtgtgtgtgtgtgtgtgtgtgtgtgtgtgtgtgtgtgtgtgtgtgtgtgtgtgtgtgtgtgtgttgcagcatcTGGCCGGCAGCAGCACTGTTGCCAGGCGTAAACATCTGGAGCGTTGGGAGCTGGATGAGTGTtcagtgcagcagctcagcagctcgAGAGCGTCACTTCAACAGGAAGTGCACggtacgtgcacacacacacacacacacacacacacacacacgtttgtacagcttcttagtgaggacacccattggcataatgcattccctaaccctaaccatccaaactaagaaaacctaaacctgattctaacccttAAACCAggtcttaacccccaaacagtccattaaaggggggggggggtcacaaagtgaggaccggccaaagGTCCTCTctccgtaggttgtagactcaaactggtcctcacaaagatagctgtacaagagcacacacacacacacacacacacacacacacacacacacacacacacacacacacacacacacacacacacagtgaatcagTTTCATGAACAGCTGTTGAATTCACTCTGATCAGCCCCAGTCCCTTCGGCTCGGTGGCGCCCCCTGTGGAGGCTCTTTGTCCTGCTGACCTTGGTTTGGATGTCGTTGGTTTTGTTGCAGCTCTGAGCTCGGAGCTGGTCGCTCACCTGCTGGTACGAGACCAGCTGAGGACGAAGCAGGACGCCATGCTGCTGGACGTCCAGGACCTGACCTAACACCACACATGTCCACACGTTTCCACCACATCTACATGTGACCACGCCGGGACGAGGTCGGCCGGCTCGTCCACGTTGGCACAGGAGTCGTTTACCTTTAACCAGCTAATTCAAACGGACAAATCACCAGCATCATGGAAGACAAGACGGAGACACGAGCGGACGGTCGAGTTGAAGAGAAGAACTCTTCGGAAAGCTCCGGCATGTCTACGAACTAACTCACTAACAGCGGTGGTGGTTTGACGGGATGAGTCGTACGAGGTCGGAGCTGAACGACGCCTGAACGACCACAAACACGTGTTTCTCCTGAACCTCGTGTAATTCACTTTGAATCGTTTATGATGGAGACAAAACTTCAAATGTTTCGGAATCAGCACATTTTCGAACATTTTCGAACACAACTTGGATTGTGCCTTACGACACCAGGACATGATTTGAAACCGACTCCGATTTAAAAAGAATCGAAATGAGACAAACAAGTGATTTCACTTCAATAAGAAATAGAACAATAAGAGATGAAGTGTTTCGTGTCGATTCCAGTTTAAACATCGGTTTTTGTCTTGAacttaaatgtcatttttctcAGGTAGTTAAAATCCGTCAGAACGTTCGTCATCAGTTTGATGAAAAACTTTAACATCCagagtatttttatatttgagggaaaaaaactcAATGAAAAGTCTTTGGGATCAAATTTTATTCAAAAAtcctccagatgtttgtgtcacttttgaCTTTGTCTAGAATCTTTTTGACAAACATGTGGTTTCTATTGAAgttgtattgtgtatttgtcttcTTTAGTCGAACCTGTGGATATAAAAAGGGAACAAACAGCTTCTGTagcaagaaaacagagaaaactgatCCTCTATATTTTGGTTGTTTTCCTGAAatcaaaatctgaatttcaGCCAAATGTCGATATATGAAGCGTAGATGATGACaaatttaaaatagtttgtaTTTGATTTCAAGAACAAATGTAGTTCAAATTTATAACAGTAATTATTATATAACAGAACAAATCCTTTCTGTGTCATTTctcttgaaatgaaaacacttcaggTACAAGCAGCAGTGACTGTTTACTCCTAAAGGGAATAATCCACTTAAATAAcaagttttctgtgttttcttctctgaacCTTTTTGaagttatatttttattgaactGTATAAGAATATTTACATGGTTTAAACTGTGGCTTTTATAAAACACCACTGGTGACGTCCTCCTTAATCAGAAAGAAATGATTTATCCATActgatcattttctttcattgatCTGAATGTCGTAATATTGTGTCTGtcaacttttttatttccataagtgtaaatatttaaagtcACTGAAACGTCATTATAATTCAATAtgtcaccatggtaacacaGTGAAGAATAAAGTGCAAagtcaaaatattaaattataaagtaaacaggttgttttaaaatgtaaatgaattaaTTTCAATAGTATTTGTGAATGTAAACATTAattctgaaatatattttaaggcAAAGAcgagttgtgtttttgtgtcttttaattgttagaaataaactatttatatactatatttatcattttattttaaccacAATCTGTGTAAATGTTCAAAGAAACTCGGCGTCTCAGGTCATCGAGTCGTTATCCAACAACATCAGGAATCTGGGGACctgaaattattaaattattatttgaatgacagaaaataattataatttttttaattttaaaccCAGAAAGTCCACAAATAATGGCAGAAATAACGGTTTTCTATTTGATGGAACAACAcgagatgttttctgtctttgctca
The Hippoglossus stenolepis isolate QCI-W04-F060 chromosome 15, HSTE1.2, whole genome shotgun sequence DNA segment above includes these coding regions:
- the im:7136398 gene encoding schwannomin-interacting protein 1, with amino-acid sequence MEGEKETAEEKEEEEEEEKQLHPHVAVASPVDYQDLPIIHWEDLSQRIAELEKQEQERRERSKRGTGVRKEESQGGVWRDVWEEEEGDLRRCRVAVVTSRFLNHRNLQLCFINSSDSEDEDDGSNQKVAMGTERNGLKQEVATALRTLRDELLAEQKEKQHLAGSSTVARRKHLERWELDECSVQQLSSSRASLQQEVHALSSELVAHLLVRDQLRTKQDAMLLDVQDLT